In a genomic window of Leptolyngbya sp. SIO1E4:
- a CDS encoding resolvase: MQDTTVFSEPCENSTSQLVEGLPPDIYLTVEDVQRQIRRSRASVYRYANTDPKILHPPFDPNRLNPEIRDNRDEPLKFHPQEVRRFARDVLGLNPTIAVQPSEESTTHELLRAILNELKAIRAHLESR; the protein is encoded by the coding sequence ATGCAAGACACGACCGTGTTTTCTGAACCTTGTGAGAACTCAACCAGTCAGCTAGTGGAGGGATTACCCCCAGACATTTATTTAACTGTAGAGGATGTACAGCGGCAGATTAGGCGATCGCGAGCCTCAGTCTATCGCTATGCCAATACTGACCCTAAAATCCTCCACCCTCCCTTTGACCCTAACCGGCTTAACCCTGAAATCCGTGACAACCGCGATGAACCGCTCAAGTTCCATCCGCAAGAGGTTCGTCGCTTTGCCCGCGATGTGCTGGGGCTAAACCCCACAATTGCAGTTCAACCCTCAGAAGAGTCCACAACTCATGAACTGCTCAGAGCTATCTTGAACGAACTTAAAGCGATTCGAGCACATCTGGAATCTCGCTAG
- a CDS encoding inorganic diphosphatase: protein MDLSRIPAQPESGLINVLIEIPAGSKNKYEFDKDMQAFILDRVLFASVQYPYDYGFVPNTLADDGDPLDGMVMMDQPTFPGCVIASRPIGMLEMIDGGDRDEKVLCVPAEDPRYAQVKSLSDVAPHRLEEIAEFFRTYKNLEKKVTEILGWQDVDQVMPLVEKCIKAGK from the coding sequence GTGGACCTATCCCGCATCCCCGCTCAACCTGAATCTGGGTTGATCAACGTTTTGATTGAAATCCCTGCTGGCAGCAAGAACAAATACGAGTTCGACAAAGACATGCAGGCTTTCATCCTTGATCGGGTGCTGTTTGCCTCAGTTCAATACCCCTACGATTATGGCTTTGTGCCCAATACCCTGGCAGATGATGGGGATCCGCTGGATGGCATGGTAATGATGGATCAGCCAACCTTCCCCGGCTGCGTTATCGCCTCTCGTCCGATTGGCATGCTGGAAATGATAGACGGCGGCGATCGCGACGAAAAGGTTCTCTGTGTTCCAGCAGAAGATCCTCGTTACGCTCAAGTCAAGTCCCTGAGCGATGTTGCGCCCCATCGACTAGAAGAAATTGCTGAGTTTTTCCGCACCTATAAGAACCTGGAGAAGAAGGTAACCGAGATTTTAGGGTGGCAAGATGTCGATCAGGTGATGCCTCTGGTCGAAAAATGTATCAAAGCGGGCAAATAA
- a CDS encoding MBL fold metallo-hydrolase, protein MPDSDSLKLTDKLPNSPTLKEDSSPQGFTVQFWGVRGSIPTPGADTVRYGGNTACVEVLIDGQRLVFDGGTGLTVLGKHLLHTETQIQAHVFFTHTHWDRIQGFPFFTPAFAPGNRFDIYGAPAPTGASIKQCLTDQMLRPNFFTPLQKMSSEMVFHNISAGSVIQLDNGVMVETIALNPYTSALGFRVTHEGRSLVYATDTDNSTEGIDKNLLYLAQGSDLLIYDGTYSESAYHDLNGGANIPWEQGIELAKRAQVKEMILFHHNPVHDDNYLDHMEMEIHNRSPRMRLAREGMILQLAHAKGSGVHTQG, encoded by the coding sequence ATGCCAGATTCAGACTCCTTAAAGCTGACAGATAAGTTACCCAACTCCCCAACACTGAAAGAAGATTCTTCGCCGCAGGGGTTTACCGTTCAGTTTTGGGGAGTTCGGGGTAGCATCCCCACCCCCGGAGCAGACACTGTTCGGTATGGGGGTAACACAGCCTGTGTCGAAGTGTTAATTGATGGACAGAGACTGGTTTTCGACGGAGGTACAGGGCTTACGGTCTTAGGCAAGCACCTGCTACACACTGAGACCCAGATTCAAGCCCATGTCTTCTTCACCCATACCCACTGGGATCGTATCCAAGGGTTTCCTTTCTTTACGCCAGCTTTTGCCCCAGGCAACCGCTTCGACATTTATGGGGCGCCAGCCCCGACCGGCGCTTCTATCAAACAGTGTCTGACCGATCAGATGCTGCGACCTAACTTTTTTACCCCGCTGCAAAAAATGTCGTCAGAGATGGTGTTTCACAACATCTCAGCTGGCAGCGTCATTCAGCTAGATAACGGGGTCATGGTTGAAACGATCGCCCTAAATCCTTACACCAGCGCTTTAGGGTTTCGCGTTACCCATGAAGGTCGATCTCTGGTGTATGCCACGGATACCGATAACTCGACAGAAGGTATCGATAAAAACTTGCTATACCTAGCTCAAGGGTCAGATCTCTTAATTTACGATGGCACCTACTCTGAGTCGGCCTATCACGATCTGAACGGCGGTGCCAACATCCCTTGGGAGCAAGGTATCGAACTTGCCAAGCGAGCCCAGGTGAAAGAGATGATTCTGTTTCACCATAATCCAGTCCATGATGACAATTATCTTGATCACATGGAGATGGAAATTCATAACCGCTCCCCCCGCATGCGTCTTGCTCGCGAAGGCATGATTTTGCAATTGGCCCACGCCAAGGGCTCAGGCGTTCACACCCAGGGCTGA
- a CDS encoding SMC family ATPase: MIPKQLTLRNFLSYREAILDFQGLQVACISGPNGAGKSSLLEAIAWAIWGQSRAAAEDDVIHLGAMESQVDFTFEHQQQVYRVIRSRRRNQGGALEFQVKTEHGFRPLTQRGMRATQQLITQALRLDYDTFVNSAYLRQGRADEFMLKRPSERKQILADLLKLGQYDQLAERAKERARDAKTQVTMLETSLVSLTDQINQRSAIAQEAKTLAEKLTDFQTEQAADSQRLQACQQQQQERQRLQQAQALLQQQSAHLVEDCDRLHQEQIRLQHHLQTLTTILSQSETIEAGLQTLRALTVEEEQLSAQFGQQQALQSERDRLCQAHQGQSQSLQAQLQQKQLYLTTLEQQMDELLPVLQKREQTAKAVAELTRARSQLQVLDQLQLQVSPLKQRQQTLQRQLDQTQAELTARLTALSDSEAQLQQQQAHYPHLQKAVVAVGNTLEDLTAKRAYQEKVREKGIERRNFMERLQAEQRSCELQLGQIEQKLQLLKQPDAPCPVCDRPLEHHNWEEVLARHRQEREELLRQIWVIREQLAVSEREIQVLRQEYRELEASLADYGQVLEQRGHLMAQLNSSESLTQQLQALSQERSHLERCLSDNSYAQEVRAELQQITEQLAQWAYDERDHALVRGQVDRLRWAEIRQAEIRQAERKHAQFTEQCPRWIQEITTLEDKIAALAHSEIVAQIAALDTQITALNYSVGHHQRIRTQLRAAQDWSWQFQNLEKARQDTPHVKQQLATLASQIQQVQQQQATLMAQAQSLTQQLEQCPDPQAEIEVLQHRLRDRQQQREQALSRAGALQQQLAHLDQLQQQFTQQQQALHQTQRHLRVHQELAQAFGRNGLQALLIEHILPQLEAETNHLLGRLSAHQLHVQFVTQRAGRGRQGKLIDTLDIVIADAQGTRPYETYSGGEAFRVNFAIRLALARLLAQRSGTPLQMLIIDEGFGTQDREGCDRLIGAINAIATDFACILAVTHVSHFREAFQTRIDVVKTPAGSQILAS, encoded by the coding sequence ATGATCCCCAAGCAGTTAACGCTTCGGAACTTCTTGAGCTACCGTGAAGCCATTTTGGATTTTCAAGGGCTTCAGGTGGCGTGTATTTCCGGGCCGAATGGAGCGGGTAAATCTTCCCTGCTGGAAGCAATCGCATGGGCCATTTGGGGGCAAAGCCGAGCAGCTGCAGAAGATGATGTCATTCATCTCGGGGCGATGGAATCTCAGGTAGATTTCACTTTTGAGCACCAGCAGCAAGTGTATCGAGTCATACGATCGCGGCGACGTAATCAGGGGGGGGCTTTAGAGTTTCAAGTTAAAACGGAGCACGGGTTTCGTCCACTGACCCAGCGAGGCATGCGGGCCACCCAACAGCTGATTACCCAGGCCCTGCGGTTAGACTATGACACTTTTGTTAACTCGGCCTATCTTCGCCAGGGACGCGCTGATGAGTTTATGCTCAAACGCCCCAGCGAGCGCAAGCAAATTCTGGCAGATCTGTTAAAGCTAGGGCAGTACGATCAGTTAGCCGAACGGGCCAAAGAGCGAGCACGAGACGCCAAAACTCAGGTGACGATGCTGGAGACTTCCCTAGTCAGTTTGACGGACCAGATCAACCAGCGCAGCGCGATCGCCCAAGAAGCCAAAACCCTGGCGGAGAAACTCACTGATTTTCAAACAGAACAGGCTGCGGATTCTCAGCGGTTGCAAGCCTGTCAGCAGCAACAGCAGGAGCGTCAACGCCTGCAGCAGGCCCAGGCCCTCTTGCAGCAGCAGTCAGCCCATCTAGTGGAAGACTGCGATCGCCTGCACCAAGAACAGATCAGGTTGCAACACCATTTGCAAACATTGACAACTATTCTGTCTCAATCAGAAACCATTGAAGCGGGGTTGCAAACGCTCAGGGCGCTCACCGTTGAAGAAGAGCAGCTCTCTGCCCAGTTTGGCCAACAGCAGGCGTTACAAAGTGAGCGAGATCGCCTCTGCCAGGCTCATCAGGGGCAAAGCCAGTCTCTGCAGGCCCAACTGCAACAAAAACAGCTGTACCTGACGACCCTTGAACAGCAAATGGATGAACTGCTGCCGGTGCTGCAAAAGCGAGAGCAGACTGCTAAAGCCGTGGCTGAGTTAACCCGTGCCCGCAGTCAGTTACAAGTCCTTGATCAGCTACAGCTACAGGTTAGCCCTCTAAAGCAGCGCCAGCAGACCCTCCAGCGCCAACTTGACCAAACCCAGGCTGAACTGACAGCTCGGCTGACGGCTCTCAGTGATTCAGAGGCCCAACTTCAGCAGCAGCAGGCTCACTATCCTCATCTGCAAAAAGCAGTGGTGGCAGTTGGCAATACCCTGGAAGATCTCACAGCTAAGCGAGCCTATCAGGAAAAAGTCCGAGAAAAAGGGATAGAACGCCGAAATTTTATGGAGAGACTTCAAGCAGAACAGCGCAGCTGTGAACTGCAGTTGGGTCAAATTGAGCAAAAGCTACAGCTGCTCAAACAACCCGATGCCCCCTGCCCCGTGTGCGATCGCCCATTAGAGCACCACAACTGGGAAGAGGTCTTAGCCAGGCATCGCCAAGAACGAGAGGAACTGCTGCGGCAGATCTGGGTGATCCGGGAGCAATTAGCGGTCTCCGAGCGAGAAATTCAGGTGCTCAGACAGGAATATCGTGAGCTAGAAGCGTCTCTGGCTGACTATGGTCAGGTATTAGAGCAGCGAGGGCACTTGATGGCGCAGTTAAACAGCAGCGAGTCGCTCACACAGCAGCTGCAAGCGCTGTCACAGGAGCGATCGCATCTGGAGCGGTGTTTATCAGACAACAGCTACGCTCAAGAGGTGCGGGCAGAGCTGCAGCAGATTACCGAGCAGTTGGCCCAATGGGCCTATGATGAGCGCGATCATGCCCTCGTACGGGGGCAGGTTGATCGCCTGCGATGGGCAGAAATCCGACAGGCAGAGATTCGGCAGGCAGAGCGGAAACACGCCCAGTTCACTGAGCAGTGCCCTCGTTGGATCCAGGAAATTACCACCCTGGAAGACAAGATCGCGGCGTTAGCCCACTCAGAGATTGTTGCCCAGATCGCGGCATTAGACACTCAGATCACCGCCTTGAACTATAGCGTCGGGCATCATCAACGCATTCGGACTCAGCTACGGGCTGCCCAAGATTGGTCATGGCAATTCCAAAATCTCGAAAAAGCCCGGCAAGACACTCCCCATGTTAAGCAGCAGCTGGCGACGCTGGCCAGCCAAATTCAGCAGGTTCAGCAACAGCAGGCAACCTTGATGGCCCAGGCCCAATCACTGACCCAGCAGTTGGAGCAGTGCCCAGACCCGCAGGCTGAAATAGAGGTGCTGCAGCATCGATTGCGAGATCGCCAGCAGCAGCGGGAGCAGGCGCTTTCACGGGCAGGGGCACTGCAGCAACAGCTCGCCCACCTTGATCAGCTGCAGCAACAGTTCACCCAGCAACAACAGGCGCTGCACCAAACCCAGCGCCACCTGCGGGTTCATCAAGAATTAGCCCAAGCCTTTGGTCGTAATGGCCTGCAGGCATTGCTGATTGAGCATATTTTGCCGCAGCTAGAGGCCGAAACCAATCATCTCTTGGGGCGTTTAAGTGCCCACCAACTCCATGTGCAGTTTGTGACCCAGCGGGCTGGGCGGGGTCGCCAAGGCAAGCTCATTGACACCCTGGACATTGTAATTGCCGATGCCCAAGGAACCCGCCCTTACGAAACGTACTCGGGTGGAGAGGCGTTTCGAGTGAATTTTGCCATTCGGCTGGCCCTGGCCCGATTACTCGCCCAGCGATCAGGCACGCCTTTGCAAATGCTGATTATTGATGAAGGCTTTGGCACCCAAGACCGGGAAGGGTGCGATCGCCTGATTGGTGCCATTAACGCGATCGCGACAGATTTTGCCTGCATCCTTGCCGTCACCCACGTTTCCCATTTTCGTGAAGCGTTTCAAACCCGTATTGATGTGGTCAAAACACCGGCAGGGTCTCAGATTTTGGCATCGTAA
- a CDS encoding heme peroxidase, with protein MAKRDTSRDGFDNKVLTFALTHFQFFWTLVQRVRPVKRRVNKFLINSLINKIPNRPYPYSMMTLDPHIPGTDMPKKTDTYTSWESLTDRTYTGRHLPPAPEFNRAGNLPELADLKVLFQKREGKTRYSKKSTLLFPYWVQWFTDGFLRIDRYDRLKNTSNHHIDLCNVYGLTREQTHLLRSFQGGKLKTQMLKRADGVEEEYPLFYYADPENGVVDPQFEGLHDPLRTEQRLSPDLKAKLFAMGVERANVQIGYVMMTTLCVREHNRLCGILASQYPDWDDERLFQTARNVLIVMMLNIIMEEYIYHITPYYFNFFADPEAFEEASWFRENWMAIEFSFVYRWHSAIPEYIHYEGQEVSLGKTLWNNQMLIDQGLGALMEETCSQPGSLIGLFNTPDFPVKKTEDGVATFLDITELATIELGRRTQLASYNDYREMAGFPRVTDFDQITGDEYTQQTLKELYGDVDKIEFFVGLYAEDVREGSTIQPLVARLVGIDAFSQALTNPLLAPEIFNPETFSPVGWEIINQTQTLSDIVNRNVPQRDRPYKVTFDLEP; from the coding sequence ATGGCTAAACGAGACACCTCCAGAGACGGGTTTGACAACAAAGTATTAACCTTTGCCCTCACCCACTTCCAGTTTTTTTGGACACTGGTTCAGCGTGTCCGCCCTGTCAAACGTCGGGTTAACAAGTTTCTAATCAACAGCCTTATCAATAAAATTCCTAACCGCCCTTACCCCTACAGCATGATGACCCTGGATCCTCATATTCCAGGGACAGACATGCCCAAAAAAACAGATACCTACACCTCTTGGGAATCCCTCACCGATCGCACCTATACCGGACGTCACTTGCCGCCCGCTCCAGAGTTTAATCGAGCGGGTAATTTGCCCGAGCTGGCTGACTTGAAAGTGTTGTTCCAGAAGCGCGAAGGAAAAACCCGCTACTCTAAAAAATCGACCTTGCTGTTCCCCTATTGGGTGCAATGGTTTACCGATGGTTTTTTGCGCATTGATCGTTACGATCGGCTGAAAAATACGTCCAATCACCACATTGACCTGTGTAATGTCTATGGTCTGACGCGAGAGCAAACCCACCTTTTGCGCTCCTTTCAAGGGGGCAAGCTGAAGACTCAAATGCTGAAGCGAGCAGATGGGGTGGAAGAAGAATATCCGCTCTTTTACTATGCGGATCCTGAAAATGGCGTTGTCGATCCGCAATTTGAGGGGCTGCATGATCCGCTACGCACTGAGCAACGGCTGTCACCCGATCTCAAAGCCAAGCTCTTTGCCATGGGGGTAGAGCGGGCCAATGTGCAAATTGGCTATGTCATGATGACGACCCTATGTGTTCGTGAACACAATCGCCTCTGTGGTATTTTAGCCAGCCAGTACCCCGATTGGGATGATGAGCGCCTCTTCCAAACTGCCAGAAACGTGCTGATTGTGATGATGTTGAACATCATCATGGAAGAGTACATTTACCACATCACGCCTTACTACTTTAATTTCTTTGCTGATCCAGAAGCCTTTGAGGAGGCTAGCTGGTTTCGAGAAAACTGGATGGCGATCGAGTTTAGCTTTGTCTATCGCTGGCACAGTGCCATTCCAGAATACATTCACTATGAGGGCCAAGAGGTCTCTTTAGGGAAAACCCTTTGGAACAATCAAATGCTGATTGATCAAGGCTTGGGTGCCCTGATGGAAGAAACCTGCTCTCAACCTGGCTCTCTCATCGGGTTATTTAACACGCCTGATTTTCCGGTCAAGAAAACAGAAGATGGAGTAGCGACCTTTCTGGACATTACAGAACTCGCCACCATTGAGCTAGGCCGGAGAACGCAGCTGGCCAGCTACAACGATTATCGAGAAATGGCTGGATTTCCTAGAGTCACTGACTTCGATCAAATTACGGGGGATGAATATACCCAACAAACACTCAAGGAGCTCTACGGTGATGTTGATAAAATCGAGTTTTTTGTGGGGCTCTATGCTGAAGATGTGCGAGAAGGATCCACAATTCAGCCGTTAGTGGCCCGTTTGGTCGGGATTGATGCCTTTTCCCAGGCGTTGACCAACCCGTTGCTGGCGCCTGAGATCTTTAACCCTGAAACCTTTTCTCCGGTGGGGTGGGAGATTATCAACCAGACCCAGACCTTATCCGACATCGTAAATCGCAACGTGCCCCAGCGCGATCGCCCTTACAAAGTCACGTTTGACCTCGAACCATGA
- a CDS encoding catalase — MTLFTEYPEKDEQAYSEQIQQATLARMDTLYGKAEKALRDTHAKTQVCVKGTLEIFDFDEVAIQQAVAKAAALSPEQQATLSLKQGLLAQPRQYPVWIRFANGRTTIESDYVDDTRSISVKVMEVDGERLPASHEAHTQDLILQNGDIFFIRNIRDYYSFFKAISASSLRVILWLLFHPKQRAALKGITRHAPKSLLTERYWSGSASALGLPVNFDPAQPGQVPVTYPAVAKYALSPVSSQPPHGPLSREARPESERKLAKTRHKKSGIPDHYYREELTKALANPDATYCWHFQIQVQTHPAMSIDDVTVSWDEAKAPFFTVGRLTVSHQIINFATQCDFCENLRFSPWNGLAVHRPVGALNRLRRSVYAIVGKYRHQKQNLDYQEPTGTETFD; from the coding sequence ATGACCCTTTTTACTGAATATCCGGAAAAGGACGAGCAAGCATATTCTGAGCAGATTCAGCAGGCGACCCTTGCCCGTATGGATACGCTCTATGGAAAAGCCGAGAAAGCCCTGCGGGATACCCACGCTAAAACCCAGGTCTGTGTCAAAGGCACATTGGAGATTTTTGACTTTGACGAGGTCGCTATTCAGCAAGCGGTGGCGAAAGCAGCAGCGCTATCACCGGAACAGCAGGCAACCTTGAGCCTAAAGCAAGGGCTATTGGCCCAGCCTCGCCAGTATCCAGTGTGGATCCGCTTTGCCAATGGGCGAACCACCATTGAAAGCGACTATGTAGACGATACGCGTTCCATCTCCGTCAAGGTGATGGAGGTTGATGGGGAACGGTTGCCGGCTAGTCATGAAGCCCATACCCAAGACTTGATTTTGCAGAATGGGGATATTTTCTTCATCCGCAATATTCGAGACTACTACAGCTTCTTCAAGGCGATTTCAGCCTCTTCGCTGCGAGTCATCCTTTGGCTGCTGTTCCATCCCAAGCAGAGAGCAGCGCTCAAGGGGATTACCCGCCATGCTCCCAAAAGCTTGCTCACAGAGCGATATTGGAGTGGGTCAGCCTCAGCCCTGGGCCTACCCGTTAACTTTGACCCCGCACAACCGGGGCAGGTACCGGTCACCTATCCAGCGGTAGCAAAGTATGCCTTATCCCCCGTGTCTAGCCAACCGCCCCATGGGCCCTTATCCCGTGAGGCCAGGCCCGAATCAGAGCGTAAGCTCGCGAAGACTCGCCACAAAAAATCCGGCATCCCTGATCACTACTATCGTGAAGAGTTAACCAAAGCCCTGGCAAACCCTGATGCCACCTACTGTTGGCACTTTCAAATTCAGGTTCAAACCCATCCGGCCATGTCTATCGATGATGTAACAGTATCGTGGGATGAAGCCAAAGCACCGTTCTTCACCGTGGGCCGCCTCACGGTGAGTCACCAAATCATCAACTTTGCGACCCAATGTGACTTCTGCGAAAACCTGCGCTTTTCTCCCTGGAATGGGCTAGCGGTACACCGTCCGGTAGGGGCCTTGAACCGGCTACGCCGGTCTGTGTATGCGATCGTGGGGAAGTATCGTCACCAAAAACAAAATCTCGACTACCAAGAACCCACTGGCACCGAAACATTCGATTAA
- a CDS encoding DUF2235 domain-containing protein, producing the protein MKRLIVCCDGTWQKLDSPYPTNVVKLAQAIKPLDKAGIQQVVYYSAGVGTGGGLDTLLGGGLGKGIDKNIEDAYLFLCLNYVPGDEIYLFGFSRGAYTVRSLAGLIYNAGLLARSHIRKAPAAYTLYRSRGNGPHEPTAVEFRQKYGEHVPITLLGCWDTVGSLGIPDVNPWIKLDSRINQKYRFHDTQLNRMIQHALHAVAIDETRKVFDVTPMQPSRHAENQVVRQVWFPGDHGSVGGGMGDLRGLSDAALQWVIESIANLGLGLDFDPALIEDGILIDPTIPLNLARKTLIGKLTSLAGSFLREVSDNFEDIHEVAIQRFLKRADYKPKNLLQKHRSRLKV; encoded by the coding sequence ATGAAGCGATTAATCGTGTGTTGCGATGGCACCTGGCAAAAGCTAGACAGCCCTTACCCTACCAATGTGGTTAAGCTAGCTCAAGCGATCAAACCCCTGGATAAAGCCGGTATTCAGCAGGTGGTTTATTACAGCGCAGGCGTGGGCACAGGGGGCGGACTCGATACCCTGTTAGGTGGGGGACTGGGTAAGGGCATCGACAAAAATATTGAAGATGCCTATTTGTTTCTCTGCCTCAATTATGTTCCGGGGGATGAAATTTATCTGTTTGGCTTTAGTCGGGGGGCTTACACAGTTCGGAGCCTGGCTGGATTGATCTATAACGCTGGGCTCTTGGCTCGTTCTCATATTCGCAAAGCCCCCGCCGCCTATACGCTATATCGCAGTCGTGGGAATGGGCCTCATGAGCCAACTGCCGTTGAGTTTCGTCAGAAATATGGTGAGCATGTGCCGATTACCCTCTTGGGGTGTTGGGACACGGTTGGGTCTCTAGGGATTCCCGATGTCAACCCTTGGATTAAGCTAGATAGCCGCATCAATCAGAAATATCGGTTTCACGACACCCAGCTAAATCGCATGATTCAACATGCCCTCCATGCGGTGGCGATCGATGAAACTCGAAAAGTCTTTGACGTCACGCCGATGCAGCCCAGCCGCCATGCCGAAAACCAGGTTGTTAGACAGGTTTGGTTTCCAGGCGACCATGGCTCTGTAGGGGGTGGGATGGGGGATCTCAGGGGGTTATCGGATGCAGCCTTGCAGTGGGTGATCGAGTCCATTGCTAACCTGGGCCTGGGGCTCGATTTTGATCCGGCGCTCATTGAGGATGGTATTTTGATTGACCCCACGATTCCGCTGAATCTTGCCCGCAAGACTTTAATTGGGAAACTCACCTCTTTAGCGGGGTCGTTTCTGCGCGAAGTGTCTGACAACTTTGAGGATATTCATGAAGTGGCTATTCAACGTTTCCTGAAACGAGCAGACTATAAACCTAAAAACCTGCTGCAAAAGCATCGATCGCGCCTCAAGGTGTAG
- a CDS encoding DUF429 domain-containing protein, with amino-acid sequence MRFLGIDLGWQSGGSGLCCLEATSMGLKLVSLGHCDSREAVLAWVEAQVAADAPALIAVDAPTLIPNATGMRLCDRLAHRYFGKYDAGCYPANQGRPFAAALIQFGLALEARGFHHAPTLAPRTPGRYQIELFPHPATIHFFKLDRILKYKKGRLADRRRELEKLRQYQLATFPQLAPQLPLCEADLPTLPTTGKALKVVEDQLDSLTCAYAGAHWWWWGLARNWVLGDRDTGYIVVPAPYPEQTFPR; translated from the coding sequence ATGCGCTTTTTAGGAATTGATTTGGGTTGGCAGTCAGGGGGTAGTGGTCTCTGCTGTCTAGAAGCCACCTCCATGGGCTTAAAGCTCGTATCCTTAGGGCACTGCGATTCTAGGGAAGCCGTGCTGGCCTGGGTAGAAGCTCAAGTGGCTGCTGACGCCCCCGCCCTAATCGCAGTGGATGCCCCAACCCTGATTCCTAATGCAACGGGCATGCGCCTGTGCGATCGCCTGGCCCACCGCTACTTCGGCAAATATGACGCGGGCTGTTACCCGGCTAACCAAGGCCGTCCCTTTGCAGCGGCACTCATTCAATTCGGTCTCGCGCTGGAAGCAAGGGGGTTTCACCACGCGCCCACCCTCGCGCCCCGCACCCCCGGCAGGTATCAGATTGAGCTGTTTCCTCACCCTGCGACCATTCACTTCTTTAAGCTTGATCGCATCCTCAAATACAAGAAAGGTCGCTTAGCCGATCGCCGTCGAGAATTAGAAAAATTGCGACAATACCAGCTAGCAACGTTTCCCCAACTTGCCCCCCAGCTACCTCTTTGTGAAGCAGATTTACCCACGCTGCCAACCACTGGGAAAGCCCTGAAAGTCGTTGAAGATCAGCTAGACAGCTTAACCTGTGCCTATGCCGGAGCCCACTGGTGGTGGTGGGGCTTAGCGCGCAATTGGGTGCTGGGAGATCGAGACACGGGCTACATTGTGGTGCCAGCACCTTACCCAGAACAGACCTTCCCGAGATAG